Within Oncorhynchus keta strain PuntledgeMale-10-30-2019 chromosome 30, Oket_V2, whole genome shotgun sequence, the genomic segment TAATAGTTACTTAATAATAATAGTTACTTAATAATAATAGTTACTTAATAATAAGTAACTCTGTCTCTTGGTGGTTGGAATTGCACATGCACATGGCCAATTATACAAATTATGTGATGAAGTCAATTAGTGACTTCTAGGACAGCCAATAACTACTTTCCTTACTGAGAAGTTGGCAACACTGCTTCAGATACCAGTTGGGTAATAGAAGTGCATTTCTAGGTTTCTCCAGCAGATAGAGACACATCCTAATAAACCAAAAGGTTGGAAGTACGTGTGGCAGGGCTAGGCAAATGGAAAGTGAGGAATCATGAATCAtcacagacagaaagaaagaagctCGCTTAAAAAAACGTTAGTCCTTATTCATTCGTCTATCAGCTGACAACCGTTCATGGAAAAAGTTCTGCACGATTCAGATATATCCATCATCataactcctctctctcagccGAATTAATTGATAAGCCAGCAAAGGTAAACAATCAATAATTACAACGTTAGATACATTTCACTTGTTGGTGAAAGATGGCTGATGCACATTTCGGGTTTGCATCTGACAACGGAGTGCTGCCTGTCGAGGTGGACCCAGCAGCAGCTTTCTTAGCTCAGCAAGAAAGCGACATAGCGGTGATAGAGAATAACGAGTCCGGCGTCGGGGCTTTGCAGGGATCCGCTGAGCAGCAGCCGGCGGCCGATTCACCTGTACAATATGGTAAATTGCTAACTATGCTAAGTTAGCATGTTAACTAAAACTAACTCCTAACTAGAAGTACATAGACGAAgacaaaaaataaaattaaatacattttattagtACCATAACTAGGTATTTTAATTCTTACCAGACAACTTGTTAAGTTAAgtttgttttggcaaagtttTAGCCTGGCTTTTTAGTTAGCAaagtggctaacgttagcttgttAGTTGATTGACAGCTTTCCATGTAAACAGTCATGTTAGTTGGAGCAGCGGCACATCACTCCCGAGTTGAATTATAAACTCAAGTTTGTCCGATATAATGGTTTGTATGTGATTGAGTAAATGTATTGAAGTTTACCCTCAGGCTAAATTGAGGCTAGTTTAGGATACTGCCCATTATGCATGTGTTTCTGCATTCTTGTCACTTATCTATCCACCCCTAGAAAGCAAATGATGACTAGCTAGGTTAGAATAATGTAAAGCATGTCATATGTTTGTTTAAAGCCCTTTTTTCTTTGTTTCGTCTGCCAGATGCAGGGTTTGCAGAGGCATCAACAGCCACGGTAAACGGAGACATGTTTGAGCTGGTAAGAGAATAACACTTCTAATGAGAATTCACATTTataagaaaaaaatgtttttttggacTTGTTTTATTATAGGTTAGTTTTGTAAGTGAGGCAGTACCTATAGCAGATGACAACACACCTGAAATAGGTAGCTCTTTCTCAATGGTAAGTGATTTGTTAACAAGTAAATCTGCCCATATCTGATATTTCTATGTCCTGGGAATTGTTTCTGACAACATCGTGCTAATCACATTGGCCTACGTTAACTCAACTGTCCCGAGGAACGGGACACAGGTCTTGTAACTTAAGAGGTTAAAATTCAAATTCTTCCACATTTCAATGACTGAAACCAACTATACATTGTAGAAATTAATATACAGATATGAAAAGCATTTAATGAGAAATAAAGAGGTATGCAACATGAACATATTGTCTCATTTACACATTTATGGATGGTCTCTAACTATCCAAAGTTAAAACTATTTTGCCACGATTTCACACCAGCTGGCTGAAGCTAATTGGTGAAAGAATTTGGCTAACTCTTCTCACCTGCGAACACACAGGAGACACCCAAAACCAACTCACCAACTGAATTGTCATGGCTCCTGGTATTTCATAATGAGCCAAATCTAAATGAGTCCAAATCAGGAAGTTCAGCAGTATTTTTGCATTTTTTCCTCAGTGTCCAGCTGTTACTACTGAATCACCTGGTGGGCCTCATGCTTTATTAGTGCTGAGCAATTAGTGTTTCTTTCTCCATGTCAGCTCCGCACAGACCGGACAAGTTTAAGCGGGCgcacaatggattatggtcattatagttaattaccatgttttctgcgctaaactatgtagaatatcaGCCTGTTGGAAACTATATAAttggcaaaagatcagaattgggctgcttgtgtaaacgcagcctatgaCTGGTGGTTCTTATGTCTCATGCCTGGTCCTGGTTCTCCCCCCCCAGGAGTCCAACGGTCCATCGGACAGCTATGCGGCCATCGCCCAGGTGGACTCTCTGAGAGCAGAGCCTGAGAGCCTGCGTAAGTGGAGGGAGGAGCAGAAGGCACGGCTGGAGCAACTAGGTAAGTAAACAGCAGAGACTATAGTGtggcccaaatggcaccttagtccctatatagtgcactacttttaaccagggtccatagggctctggtctaaagtagtgcactatgtagggaatagggtgccagtttgGACAGAGGGCTACTTCAGACTTACCTATAACTACGATGCATACAGTCTCTACCGCTACGATACATGCAGTCTCTACCGCTACGATACGTGCAGTCTCTACCGCTACGATACATACAGTCTCTACCGCTACGATACATGCAGTCTCTACCGCTACGATACATGCAGTCTCTACCGCTACGATACATGCAGTCTCTACCGCTACGATACATACAGT encodes:
- the LOC118379388 gene encoding clathrin light chain B-like isoform X1, producing MADAHFGFASDNGVLPVEVDPAAAFLAQQESDIAVIENNESGVGALQGSAEQQPAADSPVQYDAGFAEASTATVNGDMFELESNGPSDSYAAIAQVDSLRAEPESLRKWREEQKARLEQLDSASKAAEAEWKEKAKKELEDWHVHQIEQMEKKKSNNRSSEEAFLSEADGDSPGTEWERVACLCDFNPKTNRTAKDVSRMRSVLIALKQTPLVR
- the LOC118379388 gene encoding clathrin light chain B-like isoform X2 — its product is MADAHFGFASDNGVLPVEVDPAAAFLAQQESDIAVIENNESGVGALQGSAEQQPAADSPVQYDAGFAEASTATVNGDMFELESNGPSDSYAAIAQVDSLRAEPESLRKWREEQKARLEQLDSASKAAEAEWKEKAKKELEDWHVHQIEQMEKKKSNNRLADDTFYHQPDSQVINFV